TGGGCCTCCACCCGTCTGGCCCTCACCTCCACGTACGGGTAGAAGCTCTCCTGGCCCCTCTTCTGCCAGTAGCCCTCAGTGTCGAAGGACAGCTTGTAGGTGCCCGCCTTCATCTGGCCTGGCAGCAGGAGCCCAGGGCAGCGGCCGTCAGGGTCCGTGTAgctggggagagaaaggggggGCACTGCAGAGGGGGCTGAGGAGCCCCCGGCCTGGGTCCCCCAGGGCTGCGTGCCCACCGGCCTCCGATGTCCCGGCAGCCTGACCGGAACTCGGGTGAGCGGGCCTGGGCGGCTATGGAGCAGGACAGCCTCCAGGACCTGGGGCTCTGGAGCAGCCCAGGGACACTGTGCACTGTTTGAGCAATCACAGAGAAGCAGAAGGGAGAAAATTCCCACAATCTACCCCGTGAGCAATAATCGCTTTATATCTGGCATGTATACTTTTCAGACTTTCTCTATGCGTAAATATGCTCGTTTACAAACTTTAAGAACGGGTTGTACTAGTCACACTGTATTATAACGTGTACTTTTTGTTTAATATACTGTGGCTTTCTGGTTCAGTAACTGTACCCAAGTCGCCGTCCGCGTGGTGGCCTGTTTCCAGCGGCACCAGTGGAGGCTCTGAGGGCCTCTGCTCCCTCGGAGCCCCTGGCACCTGCAGCCATGCTCGCAAGCGTCTGCGCTGTGATCAGAAAGGGTGGCATTTACCAGCGCAGTTTAGGGGGTGTGGCTGGGAGTGGTTCTGTACGCCCCCCCGCCCTGGACTCCGTGTGTTCCTCCAAGCGCAGACGGGGCCTGGACCCCCGGCTTTTCTGAAGGGCTCCATACCCTCAGGCCTGGAACCTTTGGGGTCCAGCCTACCAGCCCACACCAGCGGGAGGGTCGGGGGAAACTGCTCACAGGCTGACCCATGACACCTGCCAGTCTGGGCTGGGCGTCCCCCAGCAGAgcctgggcctggggcaggggtagCGCTGCCAGGCAGCAGACACCTCCTGCTGCCCCAGCCGTCCCCCTTCGCCCCCCAGTCTAGGAAAGGGGTGCCTGTGGTGTCTGCACACAGGGTGCAGTGAGAATACAGAGAACGTCCAGTGCCCGCCTGCTGCCCCGCACAGGTCCCCCGTCAATCAGTGACAACCAGGCCTTTCAAGGTCCCACCTCAGGCCTCGGCTGGCCCAGCCTGCAGGAAGAGACACATCCCTCTTCCCCCTGCAGCGGGCACTTGGGCTGTGAGCTGTCCCAGCACGTTCTGTGGCCCTGACCAGGACTACACAGCCTGTTGAAAGCGCGGCCCCGAGAGTCTGCAGGGGGACTGTCCGGCTGTGGCgagccctgctccctgccctccaggcctgCACCCCTTGCCCTggcgtggggcgggggggtgaTCTGGACTCGAATCCTGCCCCAGACCGCCGTCCTACCTTTTCCTCAGCTCGGTCCACTGCTGGCCATGGTCTTCGAGCCTGGACAGACGGAGGCAGAGGCCCTCGGCCGGAAGCCCTGAGGCAGTGTCCAGTACGTGGGTGGTCAGCGGGCTGCTGCCCGGCTCCATACCTCTGCCCTGGGCCACGAGAGGGACAGGGAAGCTGCCTTGTGTCCACACCTGCCGGTGGTATGAGGCAGCGGAGTCGGTGTAAACAGCCCCGGGGGACAAAGTCCCAAACTGCCCCTGGGCCCTGGGTGAGGAGCTGCGGGTGGACTTGCCGAGCAGCCCGCGCAGGCTGCGGTGACACACTGCCATGCAGGTCGCTGACCtgtccccctcctctcccagctgccccctccccccagcactgAAGGGGCCTCCACATCCAGGGGCCTCTCCCTCAGTCACTGCCGGCTGTGGGTGGCCACACGGGGTTCTTCTCCCGGAACTCAGCTCTGTCCCCTTAGCCCCAGGTGGAGGAGAGTTCAGGGGCTCCGAGTTCGGGCCTGTCCCCCTACCTCCGGGGAGCCCAGGTGTCGCTGGAGTGTCCGCAGCCGCAGGGCGACCCCGGAGCTCATGCCGGGCCGGACTGGGGGCTGGCGAGGTGGCGACACCACGCTGCCACCCCCAGAACCTCCCCGGGCCCCTCCCAGGCCCCGGGGGCCACGTGTCTGACCAAACTCGGGGCGGAGCTACAGGGAGGGGTGAGGCCGGTCTGGTTCGCAGCGGCTTCACCTCGGTGCCCACCTGGAGGGGCCCAGGGGCCTTCACGGGGTggagggggcgggaggggtgGGCAATCGGGGTGCACAGACCTTTGGGGCCGTGGAGGCTCCTCCCGGTCCGGAAGTGGAGCGGCCCTGGGGTCGGGGCGGGGCTCGGGGACTTTGGGGTTGAGTGAGGGGCGGGACCGGACGGGGAGGGgcgcggggagggggtggggctctGGCGGGGCGGGTAGGTCCAGCCAAGGTCCACTTCGGCCGCTGGGCGGCGCAGGGCGAGCCTGACGACCCCCGGGAGCCCCTGAACCGGTGTAGCTTGTTTTCTTCCCTGGGAAGGTCGGGATTTGATGGTAGCCCCGACAGACCACGTGGTGGTGCCTCAGGCGGGACCGATGGCCCGTGTGGTCACACTGCCCGCCCCTCCTCCTACCCGCTCTGGCCCTCGACCCCCAAGGAGCAGGGGCCCTGCACACTGACAGGGTAGGGTCTGGGCTATTCAGAAATGAGGAAACGAGACAAGGCTGAGTCGACGGGCACGAGTCCATCATTGTTTCGCAATAGTCCATGATGTACACACGAAACCGACTGTATGTAATGTATAAATAAAGATAAGGGCGTTCTGTGTTGAAAACCTGGGTGACTTTGCCTGGCGGGTTGGATTGCTCTGGATGTGGAGTCATTTTTCTTGTTGCTCAGGAGCCTTTTCTGATTATTTGGATAGTGAGTGTGGCCAATTTGTACGTTAAGGATCACACCCCtctgaggtggggaaggggaccTTTCTAGCGACACTTGGGTGTTGGTTACAGTGCTTTGCAGGCAATCAGGAAATGTCTGTCTGAGATTTAAATGCATGTGACGTTTGGCAGGGCTCACGTTTTTAGGGGGTGGCCCCAAAGAGACACACGCCTGTTTTGGTAAACGCCCATGGGGATGGGACCAGAAACAACCAGACTGTCCCCACGGGGGACAGTTAAATACATGAAGTCTGCCACACGCAGCAACCGTGCAGCCCAGTGAAAAGAGTGAGGCCCACTTGTGTGTAAGGTGGATGGTCTCGGGGCGGGAGGCATGTATAGCTTCGTGGTTCTAAATCCACAGTAGCTTTCAGCCCATTACAAGGGCAAGCTCACTTATCACCATCAGAAGCTCAGGGTGCAGCTATTAGAATC
Above is a window of Phocoena sinus isolate mPhoSin1 chromosome 19, mPhoSin1.pri, whole genome shotgun sequence DNA encoding:
- the LOC116744088 gene encoding 5-hydroxyisourate hydrolase-like isoform X2, which encodes MAVCHRSLRGLLGKSTRSSSPRAQGQFGTLSPGAVYTDSAASYHRQVWTQGSFPVPLVAQGRGMEPGSSPLTTHVLDTASGLPAEGLCLRLSRLEDHGQQWTELRKSYTDPDGRCPGLLLPGQMKAGTYKLSFDTEGYWQKRGQESFYPLFSPSQTRPTSSTCRCC
- the LOC116744088 gene encoding 5-hydroxyisourate hydrolase-like isoform X4 → MSSGVALRLRTLQRHLGSPEGRGMEPGSSPLTTHVLDTASGLPAEGLCLRLSRLEDHGQQWTELRKSYTDPDGRCPGLLLPGQMKAGTYKLSFDTEGYWQKRGQESFYPYVEVVFTVTNETHKFHVPLLLSPWSYTTYRGS
- the LOC116744088 gene encoding 5-hydroxyisourate hydrolase-like isoform X3, whose product is MSSGVALRLRTLQRHLGSPEVWTQGSFPVPLVAQGRGMEPGSSPLTTHVLDTASGLPAEGLCLRLSRLEDHGQQWTELRKSYTDPDGRCPGLLLPGQMKAGTYKLSFDTEGYWQKRGQESFYPYVEVVFTVTNETHKFHVPLLLSPWSYTTYRGS
- the LOC116744088 gene encoding 5-hydroxyisourate hydrolase-like isoform X1 encodes the protein MAVCHRSLRGLLGKSTRSSSPRAQGQFGTLSPGAVYTDSAASYHRQVWTQGSFPVPLVAQGRGMEPGSSPLTTHVLDTASGLPAEGLCLRLSRLEDHGQQWTELRKSYTDPDGRCPGLLLPGQMKAGTYKLSFDTEGYWQKRGQESFYPYVEVVFTVTNETHKFHVPLLLSPWSYTTYRGS